In Enterobacter sp. 638, a single window of DNA contains:
- a CDS encoding HNH endonuclease, whose translation MAKLTTLKPRLKVIDTCRIKPVYGEHRRISGSARVGLKRRIWVRDGGHCCMCSRAADLHESELDHRIALQFGGDNSERNLWTLCTECHAGKSAREVAAGKPDEEALKHDVPGDNEGQSFMAI comes from the coding sequence ATGGCTAAGCTGACTACGTTAAAGCCGAGGCTGAAGGTCATCGATACGTGCCGCATTAAGCCTGTATACGGTGAGCATCGGCGCATCAGCGGCAGCGCCCGCGTCGGGCTAAAGCGTCGCATTTGGGTGCGTGATGGTGGGCATTGTTGCATGTGCTCACGCGCTGCCGATCTGCACGAGAGCGAACTTGATCACCGCATCGCGTTGCAGTTCGGCGGTGATAACTCGGAGCGGAATCTGTGGACGCTTTGCACCGAATGCCACGCCGGGAAGTCGGCACGCGAAGTTGCCGCTGGCAAACCTGACGAGGAAGCTCTGAAACACGACGTGCCGGGTGATAATGAAGGACAGTCCTTCATGGCGATCTGA
- a CDS encoding site-specific DNA-methyltransferase: MKNTVKINSAELFNADCLQVLALLPADSVDLIITDPPYFKVKPNGWDNQWRGDVDYLEWLDKCLVEFWRVLKPNGSIYLFCGHRLSADTELLMRNRFNILNHIIWAKPSGRWNGCNKESLRAYFPSTERVIFAEHYPGPYKPDEYAEQSNTTKQNVMSPLIDYFRNARIALGVTTKQIAEATGKKNMASHWFGVSQWQLPNEVDYLKLQTLFTQIAIAKHQNSELDKPHHQLVATWKSLNRKYSELLEEYKNLRRHFSVSVTVSYTDVWTHKPVQFYPGKHPCEKPADMLRQIINASSRPGDMVADFFMGSGSTVKAALDLGRRAIGVELEDERFNQTVSEVRELAGE, encoded by the coding sequence ATGAAAAATACTGTAAAAATAAACAGTGCTGAATTGTTCAACGCTGATTGTCTTCAGGTTCTTGCCTTATTACCTGCCGATTCTGTCGATCTCATCATTACCGATCCGCCTTACTTTAAGGTGAAGCCAAACGGCTGGGATAACCAGTGGCGCGGGGATGTTGATTATCTGGAATGGCTTGATAAATGTCTGGTGGAGTTCTGGCGGGTATTAAAACCAAACGGCAGTATCTACCTTTTTTGTGGTCACCGCCTGTCGGCTGATACAGAACTTTTGATGCGCAACCGCTTCAACATTCTGAACCATATCATCTGGGCGAAACCTTCAGGCCGCTGGAATGGATGCAACAAAGAAAGCCTCAGAGCTTATTTCCCTTCAACCGAGCGCGTTATCTTTGCTGAGCATTATCCTGGTCCGTACAAGCCGGATGAGTATGCAGAACAGAGCAATACTACAAAACAAAATGTCATGTCCCCGCTGATTGACTACTTCCGCAATGCCCGAATAGCGCTCGGTGTCACTACAAAACAAATAGCCGAAGCGACGGGTAAAAAAAACATGGCGTCTCACTGGTTTGGTGTAAGCCAGTGGCAACTGCCAAATGAGGTCGATTACCTCAAGCTGCAAACTCTTTTCACTCAAATAGCGATCGCCAAACATCAGAACAGTGAACTTGATAAACCTCATCATCAACTGGTAGCGACGTGGAAGTCGTTGAACCGTAAATATTCGGAATTGCTTGAGGAATATAAAAACCTCCGGCGGCATTTCTCTGTATCAGTAACTGTCTCATATACGGACGTCTGGACTCATAAACCTGTTCAATTTTACCCAGGCAAACACCCCTGCGAAAAACCCGCTGATATGTTGCGGCAGATCATCAACGCCAGCAGTAGGCCTGGTGATATGGTCGCTGATTTTTTCATGGGGTCTGGGTCAACGGTCAAAGCCGCGCTTGATCTTGGGCGTCGTGCTATTGGTGTGGAACTAGAAGATGAGAGGTTTAATCAGACAGTCAGTGAGGTACGAGAGCTGGCAGGGGAGTAA
- a CDS encoding terminase small subunit translates to MLTAQKRKFAVALMSGMSQTGAAIQAGYSEKSARSKGSQLAKDPEVIAFIDRKKREVIETDDEPACRRNVYTPVVNNPEKIPVPESPPTVGSFDDPLKFLMSVMNDTKEEIDVRKDAAKAMLPYIHPKKGETGKKEARNAAAKVAAGASKFGSMAPPKLVVNNKGG, encoded by the coding sequence ATGTTAACAGCGCAAAAGCGAAAATTCGCGGTGGCGCTGATGTCCGGTATGTCTCAGACAGGTGCGGCAATTCAGGCGGGTTATTCGGAGAAATCCGCGCGCTCAAAGGGTTCGCAGCTTGCTAAAGACCCGGAAGTCATCGCTTTTATTGACCGAAAAAAGAGAGAAGTCATCGAGACAGATGATGAACCCGCGTGCCGGAGAAATGTTTATACCCCAGTAGTAAACAACCCGGAAAAAATCCCGGTACCGGAATCACCGCCAACAGTTGGCTCTTTTGATGATCCACTCAAATTTCTCATGTCCGTGATGAACGATACCAAAGAAGAAATTGACGTCCGGAAAGATGCGGCGAAGGCCATGCTGCCCTACATTCACCCTAAAAAAGGGGAGACAGGAAAAAAAGAAGCGCGCAATGCTGCTGCGAAGGTGGCAGCAGGTGCCAGTAAGTTTGGATCCATGGCACCGCCAAAACTGGTTGTGAACAATAAGGGAGGGTAA
- a CDS encoding class II holin family protein, with protein sequence MYRMDKLTTGIAYGASATNTGYWLLQFTDKVSPSQWAAIGVIGSLVFGLLTYLTNLYFKIKEDRRKAARGE encoded by the coding sequence ATGTATCGAATGGACAAACTAACAACAGGCATCGCCTATGGCGCATCAGCCACCAACACTGGCTACTGGTTGTTGCAATTCACTGACAAGGTCTCCCCATCCCAATGGGCGGCCATCGGTGTGATCGGAAGCCTGGTGTTTGGTCTGCTGACCTATCTGACAAACCTTTATTTCAAAATCAAAGAGGATCGGCGCAAAGCCGCACGAGGTGAATAA
- a CDS encoding lysozyme, producing MGNRAKLSAAMISLIAAGASAPILFDQFISEKEGNALVAVVDPGGVWSLCHGVTVIDGKSVIKGQRATEAQCKKVNAIERDKALAWVDRNIKVPLTEPQKVGIASFCPYNIGPGKCYPSTFYQRINAGDGKGACEAIRWWIKDGGRDCRLTKGQKNGCYGQVERRDQESALACWGLDK from the coding sequence ATGGGAAACAGAGCGAAGCTTAGTGCTGCAATGATCTCCCTGATTGCTGCTGGCGCATCAGCACCGATTTTATTTGATCAGTTCATTAGTGAGAAAGAAGGTAACGCGCTCGTTGCTGTCGTCGATCCGGGCGGTGTCTGGTCATTGTGCCACGGTGTAACTGTCATTGATGGCAAGTCGGTCATCAAAGGCCAGCGAGCTACTGAGGCGCAGTGCAAGAAAGTGAATGCCATCGAGCGCGACAAGGCGCTTGCATGGGTGGACCGAAATATCAAAGTGCCGCTCACTGAACCGCAGAAAGTTGGCATCGCATCGTTTTGTCCTTACAACATCGGCCCTGGTAAATGCTACCCGTCGACGTTCTATCAGCGCATTAACGCTGGCGACGGTAAAGGCGCATGCGAAGCAATTCGCTGGTGGATTAAAGATGGTGGCCGAGACTGCCGACTGACCAAAGGCCAGAAGAATGGGTGTTATGGTCAGGTGGAAAGACGGGACCAGGAGAGCGCGCTGGCGTGCTGGGGGCTGGATAAATGA
- a CDS encoding lysis protein produces the protein MSRLTAIICTVVICLLVSMAWKISYYRDNATEYKKQRDEKTQALNMANATITDMTTRQRDVAALDAKYTKELADAKAENDALQRKLDNGGRVHVKGKCPVPATAKTAITSGMGNDETIELSDVAGRNVLGIRSGIISDQTALRTLQEYINTQCLK, from the coding sequence ATGAGCCGTCTCACTGCAATCATCTGCACGGTTGTCATTTGCCTGCTGGTTTCAATGGCGTGGAAAATTAGCTACTACCGCGACAACGCCACCGAATACAAGAAGCAGCGCGATGAGAAGACTCAAGCGCTTAATATGGCTAACGCCACCATCACTGATATGACAACCCGGCAGCGCGATGTTGCTGCACTGGATGCCAAATACACGAAGGAACTCGCCGATGCAAAAGCTGAAAATGATGCTCTGCAGCGCAAGCTTGATAATGGTGGTCGGGTGCACGTCAAAGGCAAGTGTCCAGTGCCAGCCACAGCCAAAACCGCCATCACCTCCGGCATGGGCAATGATGAAACCATCGAACTCTCTGACGTTGCTGGACGAAACGTTCTCGGTATCCGATCCGGAATCATCAGTGACCAAACAGCATTGAGAACGCTGCAGGAATACATCAACACGCAGTGCCTGAAATAG
- a CDS encoding glycosyl transferase produces the protein MQVKIDGVSYAPVSDSRSAIGIAITTHNRPEVLKRAIEQHIKHLPSGALVVVIDDGSKPQAVVPDGVTLLRHESSRGIVASKNASLTALVDAGCEHLFLWDDDAWPIADNWHQPYIESPEPHLAYQFLDLAGPRKINDMTVLYRDDKHIAYTGQRGVMLYYHRSAVDKVGGFDPVYGRGMYEHPDLALRIHNAGLTSWAFADVVGSEKLIHSMDEYEEGARTIPRPEREALDKKNAVIYGQRRDSGYTGYAEYRSHRDVVITTLLTSQPDPQRGTKMAAAPDMLSKWAASLRNCGRIALVDELQTSPADVELFRVPDVKMNVYFRRWLHIWQHLRDHPEYRFVWCTDGTDVEMLRSPWVEMQPGKVYVGSEPKTYGDVWAKQNHPERIYQEFIEAHRSDVMLNAGLLGGSRIDVMAFAHAIIRIYYRIESYRFWKKEQAGAAVGDMMAFGVVAQSFSDRLVTGPLVHTVFKTDGIGKENAWWRHK, from the coding sequence ATGCAGGTCAAAATAGACGGTGTCTCTTATGCGCCCGTCAGCGATTCGCGATCAGCAATAGGCATTGCCATAACGACGCACAACCGGCCAGAAGTTTTAAAACGGGCAATTGAGCAGCATATTAAACATCTTCCTTCTGGTGCGCTGGTGGTTGTTATAGACGACGGATCAAAGCCTCAAGCTGTAGTTCCTGATGGGGTTACGCTGTTACGCCATGAATCATCGCGCGGTATTGTTGCTTCGAAGAACGCCAGCTTAACTGCGCTGGTGGACGCAGGATGTGAACATCTTTTCCTTTGGGATGATGATGCGTGGCCAATTGCTGATAACTGGCATCAGCCTTATATCGAATCACCTGAGCCGCACCTGGCTTATCAATTTCTTGATCTTGCTGGCCCCCGAAAGATTAACGATATGACGGTACTGTACCGGGATGATAAGCATATCGCTTACACAGGGCAGCGTGGCGTAATGCTTTACTACCACCGCAGCGCCGTCGATAAAGTTGGCGGATTCGACCCTGTATACGGTCGCGGTATGTATGAGCATCCCGATCTGGCGCTTCGGATTCATAACGCGGGTTTAACGTCCTGGGCGTTTGCTGATGTGGTTGGCTCTGAAAAGCTGATTCACTCAATGGACGAGTATGAGGAAGGTGCGCGCACTATACCGAGGCCAGAACGTGAGGCGCTCGATAAAAAGAACGCTGTGATTTATGGGCAGCGCCGGGATTCAGGATATACAGGCTATGCCGAGTATCGATCTCACCGTGACGTGGTAATAACAACATTGCTTACCAGCCAGCCAGACCCGCAGCGCGGTACGAAAATGGCGGCCGCACCTGACATGCTGAGCAAGTGGGCGGCATCGCTTCGGAACTGTGGCCGTATCGCGCTGGTGGATGAATTGCAGACTTCTCCGGCAGACGTTGAGCTTTTCCGTGTTCCTGATGTGAAAATGAATGTCTACTTCCGACGCTGGCTGCACATCTGGCAACATCTGCGCGATCACCCTGAATACCGGTTTGTCTGGTGTACCGATGGTACCGATGTCGAAATGCTTCGTTCGCCGTGGGTTGAAATGCAACCCGGTAAAGTTTATGTCGGTTCAGAACCGAAGACCTACGGTGACGTATGGGCAAAACAAAATCATCCTGAGCGTATCTATCAGGAGTTCATTGAAGCGCACCGCAGCGATGTGATGCTTAATGCTGGCCTGTTAGGTGGTTCCCGCATTGATGTAATGGCGTTTGCTCACGCCATCATTCGTATCTACTACCGGATCGAGAGTTATCGCTTCTGGAAGAAAGAGCAGGCTGGCGCCGCAGTGGGTGACATGATGGCGTTCGGTGTTGTCGCGCAGTCATTCTCTGACAGGCTTGTCACCGGCCCTCTGGTTCATACCGTGTTCAAAACTGATGGCATCGGCAAAGAAAACGCCTGGTGGCGCCATAAATAA
- a CDS encoding RusA family crossover junction endodeoxyribonuclease, whose translation MKVYNILPMGKPRMTRADKWKKRPEVMRYRAFCDHVRLLGVELPEANSHVTFILPMPQSWSKKKRLEYNGKPHQGKPDFDNLMKALMDAIFEDDAHIWDARVTKLWGEEGKIIIGEIVRCEHY comes from the coding sequence ATGAAGGTCTACAACATATTGCCGATGGGCAAACCGAGAATGACCCGCGCTGATAAGTGGAAAAAGCGCCCGGAGGTAATGCGGTACCGCGCATTCTGCGATCACGTACGGCTGCTGGGCGTCGAACTCCCTGAGGCAAACTCTCACGTCACTTTCATCCTCCCTATGCCACAGAGCTGGAGCAAAAAGAAACGCCTTGAGTACAACGGCAAGCCTCATCAGGGGAAACCGGATTTCGATAATCTGATGAAAGCGCTGATGGATGCGATCTTCGAGGACGATGCCCATATCTGGGATGCGCGGGTGACAAAGCTCTGGGGTGAAGAAGGCAAAATCATCATCGGGGAGATCGTCCGATGCGAGCATTACTGA
- a CDS encoding DUF968 domain-containing protein → MRALLRPVIVRELGVVMLKPGRELFGLFTAGRVLVQSQPASMANHATGFVPDAQQSLSRDAALRSFFLHHDVIRAAGGISGLDYWLLNYSGGACQNSHSDYHYHELTVMHHEPGSILLCGHCDNQLREQHTEALAELARRNVIDWVLDKIIHALMLDKSREISLAELCWWAVINGLTSALPDSVARKALNLPEERVVKRESDIQPVIPATSIVADKVADVDLSGIMPEPVTKLTVDPESPQTHMKRPKNLRWEDLKFLRWVKIQPCACCGQPADDAHHLIGWGQGGMGTKAHDSLVIPLCRKHHTELHNDPVKFERKYGTQPVLIIKLLDRAFALGVLA, encoded by the coding sequence ATGCGAGCATTACTGAGACCTGTGATTGTCCGGGAGCTGGGCGTCGTCATGCTTAAGCCGGGACGTGAGTTGTTTGGGCTGTTCACTGCTGGCCGTGTGCTGGTGCAGAGCCAGCCTGCGAGCATGGCAAATCATGCGACGGGGTTCGTTCCTGACGCACAACAATCCCTGTCCCGGGACGCCGCGCTTCGTTCATTTTTCCTTCACCATGATGTGATCCGCGCCGCTGGTGGTATCAGTGGTCTGGATTACTGGTTGCTCAACTATAGCGGTGGAGCTTGCCAGAATTCTCACAGCGACTACCACTATCACGAATTAACTGTCATGCATCACGAGCCAGGCTCAATCCTGCTTTGTGGCCACTGCGACAATCAGTTGCGCGAACAGCACACCGAAGCGCTGGCAGAGCTGGCACGCCGGAACGTCATTGACTGGGTGCTGGATAAGATTATCCATGCGTTGATGCTCGATAAGTCCCGAGAAATCTCACTTGCCGAACTGTGCTGGTGGGCAGTTATCAACGGGTTAACTTCTGCTCTACCTGATTCCGTTGCCAGAAAGGCCCTAAACCTGCCAGAAGAACGAGTTGTTAAGCGTGAAAGCGATATTCAGCCCGTTATTCCTGCCACCAGCATCGTCGCAGACAAGGTGGCTGACGTGGACCTTTCCGGAATCATGCCGGAGCCGGTTACAAAACTTACGGTTGATCCTGAATCGCCGCAAACCCACATGAAGCGGCCAAAGAATCTTCGCTGGGAAGATTTGAAGTTTTTACGTTGGGTAAAAATACAGCCCTGCGCCTGCTGCGGACAACCAGCTGACGATGCTCATCATCTCATTGGTTGGGGTCAGGGCGGAATGGGCACTAAAGCCCATGACAGTCTGGTCATCCCGCTTTGCCGTAAACACCACACCGAGCTTCACAACGACCCGGTTAAATTCGAGCGCAAGTACGGCACCCAGCCGGTGCTGATTATCAAACTGCTGGACCGGGCTTTCGCGCTCGGTGTTCTGGCGTAA
- the iraP gene encoding anti-adapter protein IraP, protein MKNLILSVIAKISKMDAEAKQLAAKVEAQSLLIGALLLTVGKNGGMSEMLENVRKAINAALDAADTPLKSDAEILLNEFNELILLTQLLETNDSEIDTESLK, encoded by the coding sequence ATGAAAAACTTGATACTTAGTGTGATTGCTAAAATTTCCAAAATGGACGCAGAAGCTAAACAGCTTGCGGCCAAAGTAGAAGCTCAGTCTCTGCTGATAGGTGCGTTATTACTGACAGTTGGAAAGAATGGCGGTATGAGCGAAATGCTTGAGAATGTCAGGAAAGCGATTAACGCAGCTCTCGATGCAGCCGACACACCGTTAAAATCCGACGCTGAAATATTATTGAATGAATTCAACGAACTTATTTTATTAACACAGTTACTTGAGACCAACGATTCAGAAATCGATACCGAATCCTTAAAGTAA